ACTATACAAGTATATATCTTATAGATTGCTTTTTGATCTACTACTAACCCAAGTATATCTTTCAATACATCGATTggcaaaatttgaaaacaaataatcCCTTGCACAAATAGAATCACAGCAGTGCCACAGAAAGCAAATATACTCGTTTACCTTGAAATAGTTACTATAATTGTATCTCATCACTTCTTGATCCAGAAACTGACACATGCAAAATAGCTACTAAACTGTTGCTGTAAAGGATCCATATGCCTGCATTTAGATCAATATTTTGGCCTGAAAACTAAAACAGTTGCGGTTTTCAAACAAGTCGTTACAAACGTGTAATAATAGCTGAGAAATCAATTACAACATCCCAAAAAAATTAGTAGAAATAACCGTAAATATGAAAAAACAACTTACCAGCTTTTTCAGTCTAAGTAGCAACAAAATTTCTCAAGTTCAGACAGATGGCATCATTCTTTGCGATTAACAAATCTCGTGACCATTACTGTCGCTATAGCAAGAAGACTTATTCGCCACATATACACAACACGCATTGATTAAGACGATGAAGATAAGAACGCCACATAAAATTCCAACGATGTTCAGTCGTTGAGCAGTAGTAGACGGTTCAGTTGCACTAAATTCGTCATCAGCAGTGATAGCATTGCGAACCTAGGAAACACGGCAACACCGCCTAGCAACACAGCCTAGCCACAAGGTAACAAGATGGTATGAAAAAACACGACAAGAATAGATCTATAGACGTAATCCAAGCACTTGTACAACTGCAGTTGGATCGAAACATACGCAAGACAGAATGTGTTGATACTGTTCTGTGTGTCTGAATACCTTTAACGAGTTCAGCAGAGCAAATATTCCAATAGAAAGCAGCAGAACAGCAAGATGAAGACAGACAGTCCAACGTAATATTTCACCCTGATCATACACAGAAGAATGTGACGCCCATAGAGTTAGACTGACGTCCGAAGTAAAGCAAACCTGCTAGTGGGTCACAACTTGATGCTGTGCGGGATACATTGGGTAGACATGTTGAGGGCAAACGTTGTGGTTCGGTGGTTGAGCAGTCGAGAGTACATCGGAATAGTTTGGAGCGTCATCAATAGCGTGTTTCGGTGGCTGACTAGTCAATGGTTAATGGAATATTTGGGAAAGTCCGACATGCATGCGCTATACGCAAGTATCTGACTGCGAACATACTAAAGCATCCACGAACGAGGCTCCAAGTCAATTAGAGAAAGGAATATTGTAACGGTGCATCGACCGCGTTAGACGTCAACAAATGCCATAACAACAATGGTCTAGTACATCAGGCGCCTCACAGGAGCGTAGAGTGACTTCTAGAAATGGGGCTACACTTCACGATGCTCCGGGACACGCATACTTCTATGGTCACGCCTACTTTTATTGGTTTCTATTAAtaaattgactgatacggtagtAGAATCAATGGAAGATCCAGACTAGTAAAGAAGGTAGTGTATAAATACTACATAAAGGTTTGACCCTCACGCGAAGCCTCGTTCCCCAGACTCTTAAGcactagtcttgtccggtgcccgtatgataATTCCAGTCTGGCATCATCCctcctacttcctgccatatcttcttactaaatgctcactagatgtcaccccaacgtcatcaagtgtgtcgtaacttcaaaatcaaattagcgttagaactaatccaataaacgtgcCACTCGgaatgctatgaccattgtttggtgtttgtggcatatccagcacttgcagacaactaaagaatgttgaaaaggtaagtctagggagtgttggtgacggatgtcgtgtaggcttgtagtctgagatctacaattggcggagcgATGACCTTGTACTAGTAGTTCACACGAGCATCTCCTGTGTGGTCATTAGcatttgcgcgcagactagagtCTGTAGCAAAAAAacgcgcaatgacaagggaaggtGTTGATTGACAAGGGAAGGTGTTGAttttgacatgaaactaccgtctacccttcgagaagtcttcaagtatagccctggaagcttcaagttgaccgtCCAGaccgtagtttcatgtcaaggtCAACtccttcccttgtcattgcgcgctttttgctacaaaGTCTAGTCTGAGCGCAAACGCTAATAGCCGCATGTAAACTACgtaggtcatcactccgccaattgtagatctcagactacaagcctacacgacacccgttaccaacactccatagacttaccttttcaacatgcttcagttgtctgcaagtgcgggatatgccacaaacaccaaacaatggtcatagcatcccgtgtggtacgtttattggattagttctaacgctaatttaattttgaagttacgggacatttgatgacgttgggggtaacacttagtgagcatttagtaaggagatatgcaGGAATTAAGTGGAAagattgatatatatatatatatatatatatatatatatatatatatatttgcatatataacatataatatatttatgaCATATGTGAATGTACTCCACCCCAACATCCCCAATAACTCAAGTAAACATGCATCTCAACTACGTACATCTTCTATCTCTAAATTCAAAAGTTGTAAAACCAATCTAGCATTATATGACAAAATTTCAAGATAATTGTTGTAATGagttgtttatatatatatatatatatatatatatatatatatatatatatagtagacGCAAGGTTTATGTAATACTACTTCCGAGCTAATAGTAATTCTCCAGGTATAGTTTGGATCAGTCTATATAAACGCTAGATAACACACGAAAAATAAATTTGGGCATACGAGTTAACCATGTGCATCTTACAATTGACAGAAATGTCAGCATTGATCACCTGGCAAAGTAGAAATTTGAGTACTGGTTCATTGATCTATAGGTTAGGAAGTTACCGTAAATGCATGTAGAACAACAGTGACAAGTACCTGTATGACTAATTTTATGTAAGTAGAATTTGTAAAAAATTCTACTTATATAAATCGCTGGTagaaatttatttataaatataacCCAAGGTCTTTAGTCTGAACGTCTCAAAAGTACAATAGCATTACTTCTATGTTTCACATTGTACTCTAGACCATCCAACTTTACGTATGTCAGAAACAGCAACTGTAAGAACGGCATAAACAGACCGTCAGTAATACGGTCACTGTTTATGTTTAAAATAATAAGTAGATCTAAGTTACATTTAGTTTAGAAGACAATCGAGTTAAGAAGTTTTAGcaaattatatatatgtatcaTCTTACATTATATAAAGTTTATAGCGTGCTTGACGTCAGCAGGCagtcacacacgcacgcacgcacacacacacacacacacacacacacacacacacacatacacacacacacgcacgcacacacaaatgcacacatgcacgcacgcacacacacacgcgcacacacacacacacacacacacacacacacacacacacatacactagTGTAGTTAATAAACGCTATTTTGGTTAATGAAGGGAGAACAGTTGCTTGCAATGAGGTGATACCGCAATATTTCACAAATTGTACTATTTGATTGGTAAGCTAAtctgtatatgtatacagtaAAGTTACTGCTAAAATCAGATACACTTGCAAAACATTTATCTGACTTGATAGCTATACTCTAAACACAAGAGCAAATCACGCAATATCAACTAGAATGCAACTTTCCCCTCCAGTTCAACAATTCGCGTTATCAAGGCTGCAAAACATAATTGGAAGCATAACGGATACAACAGTGATCCCAGCGGAAACAACTGCCAAGATGTTCAGTACACAGGCAATACGAGATGCTCGCTGCGCTCGAGCTTGGTCACCAGCTAAATTGGCCTCGCGAACCTGGAAAATTGAAATACCGCATAGAGAGCTTCAAAGTCACTACATACAGAAACGTGAAATAATAGACATAGATTGCCCACACAACAAAGACATAGGCAGGCCCATAGTCACTCGTAGGATTGGCTGGGTTTCAACTCCACTacttttcaaaattatattttcgTCAGTCTTTGATTTCTAGGACAACAAAATAAGAAATATCTgtttaaataatattttatatatttactttTTGATGGCGTCACTACAGTCCGTCGTCAAGGCATTTACAATAGCATAGCTTAATGTCTAGTTCTATTTACGACTTGTCGCAAAACTTAGTACTAAGCACGacaaattcattaattaattaacatcaatcTTTAACTCTACTACTTTGTGACTACAGGCCTGATAGAGATAACAGTAGGATAACGTGTAGGTAAGGGGAGTAGCTTATTTCCCCGCATCACTCACTCACAAAAGTTAATGCTAAAAATAGATGTTCATTTCATTACCCTAATTGAGTACAGGAGAGCAATTAGCCCAATTGGAAGAAAGCAGTACAGCATGGTACAGAGAGACAGTGGCAGATAGTCTGTCACCTATAGATCAGAAACACGTTGTCGGATACGTAATAGTAGTCTATATATAGCAACATCTGAACCTGACTGGGGACGGTAGTTGGTACTTCTGGATAACCAAGGGAGACATGTTGAGAGGAATCATCGAGATCGTAGTTCGGTGGCTGAGATGTGATGGGCTGTAACTCGATAGACTTGGAAAGCTCTGCCATCGCTCTGAACAATTACTGCGCAATAGACTC
This window of the Corticium candelabrum chromosome 17, ooCorCand1.1, whole genome shotgun sequence genome carries:
- the LOC134193307 gene encoding uncharacterized protein LOC134193307 isoform X2; this translates as MAELSKSIELQPITSQPPNYDLDDSSQHVSLGYPEVPTTVPSQVTDYLPLSLCTMLYCFLPIGLIALLYSIRKSKTDENIILKSSGVETQPILRVTMGLPMSLLCSRGQFSW
- the LOC134193307 gene encoding transmembrane protein PMIS2-like isoform X1; translated protein: MAELSKSIELQPITSQPPNYDLDDSSQHVSLGYPEVPTTVPSQVTDYLPLSLCTMLYCFLPIGLIALLYSIRVREANLAGDQARAQRASRIACVLNILAVVSAGITVVSVMLPIMFCSLDNANC